In the Clavelina lepadiformis chromosome 8, kaClaLepa1.1, whole genome shotgun sequence genome, one interval contains:
- the LOC143469563 gene encoding uncharacterized protein LOC143469563 isoform X2 produces the protein MIGLKMRGQLQLVICASVRKLTITILGLKSLPQPATADEYFPRQVYVRLSLSPDNEDKIRYKTTPCLVVGDSANLHETFTFEISRRNVNRRLLISTWSSGEGKERPAFIGCMSFGLRTILNSQEVVQGWYYLLREALGRKKHLKVKAAHNEHLRRCHVSPARTPSCVHNHVYEDDKNLSQRRSSNRSENSDSSLTSKDCHQGKYQCKKCCSEEDQNSYDQHRDERRLSKLRKRRRVTFGIYQENNPENMRPVGVSLSSTSDEIQKENLQVDVVISHPVFQHRMGQALEKKSSEVNGVTIRKPGSKTPTGRRHLRRKTYSASELLLSRLSYCTNNDDDVFIDDEVALKKFHFTNRDKDSKKDLLEKQKFSECSSKKNLSVEFSASRSDHQISSLVSVSSDSKDSSCTSAKEESHLFEQSRVVSPEDNESPTNTDASHEKNTSAHSAFGDESIHIAKDYGMTSSSKDYSRSFYGNTSKPREDGSQTIEQLLQHADDICENTGKVNAFCNTENIPEKSKLAPICSIKTWLQRKTQDGDIKPLQRSKSLYRPKSKSCENENTTKLRRSSSIYRPKKRNAPLNYGKCNTLLDLLQSKGGISAFRAFLCKEYSEENLDFWLDCEAFKQLKGSKQRKMAIKIYGRYFETNSPNEINIDAAARNKTESHLENPTTDMFDEAQGKIFLLMETDSFKRFLKKEKNNSSSNTINAPAPTKCV, from the exons ATGATAGGACTTAAAATGCGCG gCCAACTGCAGTTGGTTATCTGCGCAAGTGTAAGAAAGCTTACAATTACTATACTTGGCTTGAAATCTCTGCCTCAGCCAGCAACGGCCGACGAATATTTCCCCAGACAAGTTTACGTCAGA TTGTCTCTATCACCAGATAATGAAGATAAGATTCGATACAAAACTACTCCATGcctggtcgtaggtgattcgGCAAATTTGCACGAAACTTTCACCTT CGAGATCTCGCGGAGAAATGTGAATCGTCGTTTGTTGATTTCAACGTGGTCCAGTGGAGAAGGAAAGGAACGGccagcttttattggttgtaTGAGCTTCGGGCTTCGCACGATATTGAATTCGCAAGAG GTCGTTCAGGGTTGGTACTACCTTCTTCGGGAAGCCTTGGGAAGGAAAAAACACCTTAAAGTAAAAGCTGCCCACAACGAGC ACCTGAGGAGGTGCCATGTATCACCAGCACGTACACCTTCTTGCGTGCACAATCATGTGTACGAAGATGATAAAAACTTGAGTCAGAGAAGAAGTTCAAATCGCTCGGAAAACAGCGATAGCTCCCTAACCAGCAAG GATTGCCACCAAGGGAAATATCAATGTAAGAAATGTTGTTCAGAAGAAGATCAAAATTCTTACGATCAGCATCGCGATGAACGTCGACTTTCGAAACTGAGAAAGCGTCGACGAGTGACATTTGGAATTTATCAAGAGAACAATCCGGAGAATATGCGCCCAGTAGGAGTGTCGTTGTCATCAACGTCCGacgaaattcaaaaagaaaacttgcaaGTCGACGTCGTGATTTCGCATCCTGTATTTCAACATAGGATGGGACAGGCTTTGGAGAAAAAGTCTTCCGAAGTCAACGGAGTCACCATCAGGAAACCCGGATCAAAAACCCCCACTGGAAGACGACACCTCCGCAGAAAAACCTACAGTGCTTCTGAGCTCTTGTTATCTCGCTTGAGTTATTGCACCAATAACGACGATGACGTTTTTATTGATGACGAAGTTGCTTTAAAGAAGTTCCACTTCACTAATCGGGATAAAGATTCGAAAAAAGATCTTTTGGAAAAGCAAAAATTCTCAGAATGCTCCAGTAAGAAGAATTTATCGGTTGAGTTTTCTGCCTCCAGAAGTGACCATCAAATTTCATCCTTAGTTTCCGTCTCTTCTGATTCAAAAGATTCATCTTGCACCTCAGCAAAGGAAGAATCACATCTATTTGAACAAAGTAGGGTTGTTTCTCCCGAAGACAACGAAAGTCCTACGAACACAGATGCATCTCATGAAAAAAATACATCAGCCCATTCCGCATTTGGGGATGAGtccattcacattgcaaaagatTATGGGATGACGTCTTCCTCCAAAGACTATTCTCGATCCTTCTACGGGAACACGTCCAAACCACGGGAAGATGGTAGCCAGACCATTGAGCAGTTGTTACAACATGCCGATGACATCTGTGAAAATACTGGGAAAGTCAATGCCTTCTGTAATACCGAAAACATCCCTGAAAAGTCAAAATTAGCACCGAT ATGTTCAATCAAAACCTGGTTGCAAAGAAAAACACAAGATGGCGATATTAAGCCACTTCAACGAAGCAAAAGTCTTTACAGGCCAAAGTCAAAATCTTGCGAAAAcgaaaatacaacaaaacttcGGAGAAGTTCTAGCATTTATAGGCCTAAAAA GCGCAATGCACCGCTTAACTATGGCAAATGTAATACACTGTTGGATCTACTTCAGTCAAAAG GCGGCATCTCGGCTTTCCGAGCATTCCTTTGCAAAGAGTACAGCGAAGAAAATCTCGATTTCTGGCTTGACTGTGAGGCGTTCAAGCAACTGAAAGGAAGTAAACAAcgaaagatggccataaagATATACGGCCGCTACTTTGAAACAAACTCTCCAAATGAG ATAAATATTGATGCCGCAGCCCGAAATAAAACCGAATCTCATTTGGAAAATCCAACTACGGACATGTTTGATGAAGCGCAAGGTAAAATATTCCTGCTAATGGAGACA
- the LOC143469563 gene encoding uncharacterized protein LOC143469563 isoform X1 produces the protein MIETKPLVDVTNQNDKENVFAQKSNRKSFIRNRRIKSRRPLPRSLRVKTLNKIFAQEKTETKPTDTELLAAARNAAWKRYMNGSSTSSYTSEDDEVLDRKMMYSPTYDRWNSSDISSDSEDDSDDMYSSNARCGRTLRYMREATSASKKSGFQSRKFRKVRSVVLSPDDKYVNSDIRRSSNKKEIFPRAGASTPYDRAGVIAEKSQLQLVICASVRKLTITILGLKSLPQPATADEYFPRQVYVRLSLSPDNEDKIRYKTTPCLVVGDSANLHETFTFEISRRNVNRRLLISTWSSGEGKERPAFIGCMSFGLRTILNSQEVVQGWYYLLREALGRKKHLKVKAAHNEHLRRCHVSPARTPSCVHNHVYEDDKNLSQRRSSNRSENSDSSLTSKDCHQGKYQCKKCCSEEDQNSYDQHRDERRLSKLRKRRRVTFGIYQENNPENMRPVGVSLSSTSDEIQKENLQVDVVISHPVFQHRMGQALEKKSSEVNGVTIRKPGSKTPTGRRHLRRKTYSASELLLSRLSYCTNNDDDVFIDDEVALKKFHFTNRDKDSKKDLLEKQKFSECSSKKNLSVEFSASRSDHQISSLVSVSSDSKDSSCTSAKEESHLFEQSRVVSPEDNESPTNTDASHEKNTSAHSAFGDESIHIAKDYGMTSSSKDYSRSFYGNTSKPREDGSQTIEQLLQHADDICENTGKVNAFCNTENIPEKSKLAPICSIKTWLQRKTQDGDIKPLQRSKSLYRPKSKSCENENTTKLRRSSSIYRPKKRNAPLNYGKCNTLLDLLQSKGGISAFRAFLCKEYSEENLDFWLDCEAFKQLKGSKQRKMAIKIYGRYFETNSPNEINIDAAARNKTESHLENPTTDMFDEAQGKIFLLMETDSFKRFLKKEKNNSSSNTINAPAPTKCV, from the exons ATGATCGAAACCAAACCTCTTGTGGACGTAACAAACCAAAatgataaagaaaatgttttcgcACAAAAATCCAATCGTAAAAGCTTCATAAGAAATCGTCGGATAAAGTCAAGGAGACCTTTACCCCGAAGTTTAAGAGTGAAAACCTTGAACAAGATTTTTGCTCAAGAGAAGACTGAAACCAAACCCACCGACACCGAGTTGCTCGCAGCTGCGCGAAATGCCGCATGGAAGCGATACATGAACGGCAGTTCAACGTCATCGTACACGTCAGAAGATGATGAGGTGCTGGACAGGAAAATGATGTATTCCCCAACATATGACAG GTGGAACTCCAGTGATATTTCCTCCGACAGTGAAGACGATAGCGACGATATGTATTCTTCAAACGCTCGTTGTGGAAGAACTCTCCGATATATGCGCGAAGCCACATCAGCATCCAAAAAGTCTGGTTTTCAGAGTCGAAAGTTTAGAAAAGTGAGATCTGTCGTTTTATCGCCAGACGATAAGTATGTAAACAGCGACATCAGGCGATCTtctaataaaaaagaaatctttCCTCGAGCTGGCGCCAGCACACCGTACGACCGTGCTGGAGTGATTgctgaaaaaa gCCAACTGCAGTTGGTTATCTGCGCAAGTGTAAGAAAGCTTACAATTACTATACTTGGCTTGAAATCTCTGCCTCAGCCAGCAACGGCCGACGAATATTTCCCCAGACAAGTTTACGTCAGA TTGTCTCTATCACCAGATAATGAAGATAAGATTCGATACAAAACTACTCCATGcctggtcgtaggtgattcgGCAAATTTGCACGAAACTTTCACCTT CGAGATCTCGCGGAGAAATGTGAATCGTCGTTTGTTGATTTCAACGTGGTCCAGTGGAGAAGGAAAGGAACGGccagcttttattggttgtaTGAGCTTCGGGCTTCGCACGATATTGAATTCGCAAGAG GTCGTTCAGGGTTGGTACTACCTTCTTCGGGAAGCCTTGGGAAGGAAAAAACACCTTAAAGTAAAAGCTGCCCACAACGAGC ACCTGAGGAGGTGCCATGTATCACCAGCACGTACACCTTCTTGCGTGCACAATCATGTGTACGAAGATGATAAAAACTTGAGTCAGAGAAGAAGTTCAAATCGCTCGGAAAACAGCGATAGCTCCCTAACCAGCAAG GATTGCCACCAAGGGAAATATCAATGTAAGAAATGTTGTTCAGAAGAAGATCAAAATTCTTACGATCAGCATCGCGATGAACGTCGACTTTCGAAACTGAGAAAGCGTCGACGAGTGACATTTGGAATTTATCAAGAGAACAATCCGGAGAATATGCGCCCAGTAGGAGTGTCGTTGTCATCAACGTCCGacgaaattcaaaaagaaaacttgcaaGTCGACGTCGTGATTTCGCATCCTGTATTTCAACATAGGATGGGACAGGCTTTGGAGAAAAAGTCTTCCGAAGTCAACGGAGTCACCATCAGGAAACCCGGATCAAAAACCCCCACTGGAAGACGACACCTCCGCAGAAAAACCTACAGTGCTTCTGAGCTCTTGTTATCTCGCTTGAGTTATTGCACCAATAACGACGATGACGTTTTTATTGATGACGAAGTTGCTTTAAAGAAGTTCCACTTCACTAATCGGGATAAAGATTCGAAAAAAGATCTTTTGGAAAAGCAAAAATTCTCAGAATGCTCCAGTAAGAAGAATTTATCGGTTGAGTTTTCTGCCTCCAGAAGTGACCATCAAATTTCATCCTTAGTTTCCGTCTCTTCTGATTCAAAAGATTCATCTTGCACCTCAGCAAAGGAAGAATCACATCTATTTGAACAAAGTAGGGTTGTTTCTCCCGAAGACAACGAAAGTCCTACGAACACAGATGCATCTCATGAAAAAAATACATCAGCCCATTCCGCATTTGGGGATGAGtccattcacattgcaaaagatTATGGGATGACGTCTTCCTCCAAAGACTATTCTCGATCCTTCTACGGGAACACGTCCAAACCACGGGAAGATGGTAGCCAGACCATTGAGCAGTTGTTACAACATGCCGATGACATCTGTGAAAATACTGGGAAAGTCAATGCCTTCTGTAATACCGAAAACATCCCTGAAAAGTCAAAATTAGCACCGAT ATGTTCAATCAAAACCTGGTTGCAAAGAAAAACACAAGATGGCGATATTAAGCCACTTCAACGAAGCAAAAGTCTTTACAGGCCAAAGTCAAAATCTTGCGAAAAcgaaaatacaacaaaacttcGGAGAAGTTCTAGCATTTATAGGCCTAAAAA GCGCAATGCACCGCTTAACTATGGCAAATGTAATACACTGTTGGATCTACTTCAGTCAAAAG GCGGCATCTCGGCTTTCCGAGCATTCCTTTGCAAAGAGTACAGCGAAGAAAATCTCGATTTCTGGCTTGACTGTGAGGCGTTCAAGCAACTGAAAGGAAGTAAACAAcgaaagatggccataaagATATACGGCCGCTACTTTGAAACAAACTCTCCAAATGAG ATAAATATTGATGCCGCAGCCCGAAATAAAACCGAATCTCATTTGGAAAATCCAACTACGGACATGTTTGATGAAGCGCAAGGTAAAATATTCCTGCTAATGGAGACA